The DNA window GCTTGAGCTTCTGCCAACTCAGATCCATTGTCATCAGTAGCATACAATATCTTCAGTATTGCTTCAAAAACCTGAATCATATACATAAAATTCACATTTCAACAATTACCCATCAATAGTTTACCAGCTTCATTACTCAAAAGGAGAGTTTGAGTTTAAAAGCAAAATACCGGTGAGTTTTCTACTCCAGGAGTCTGACCAAGAATCTCAATATCCCTCAGTTTTGCAAAGTAAAAGTCACGTTCCTTCTCAAGGCTATCAATGGATAACTTCAATTCTGTTATCTGTATCAATTCATATTAGAACTATTGCACTTATAATAATTCATAATTCACTTGACATTATTTTTAAGATGATAAAAAAAACAGTACCTGTTGCACCTGTTGATCATATGCAGGGTTTGCAGCAGCAGGGGCAGAAGGCCTTGAGGCTCTTACAGCCCCATGAGTTGCAGGGTGGTTAGCAGCAGGCACATCATTTCTTCGAGCATTATGGGAAGACTGAGGCCTGTGTGCAGCAGTAGTAGAACCACCCTTTGTTGAGGGTTGAGAGTGTGCAGATCTTCTACCCACTTCTCTTGCTCCTTTGCATACCTCTCTCCTCTCGGAAGGATTATAACTGAAATGAAACACATACAACCCTAACTGTTAAGACTTGAATTTGAAATCTAAGATGCATGTCAGTAAAATTACAGAATcccaatcacaaaaaccctaactGTTGAGACttgaatttgaaatttcatgcatgtCATTAAATTTACAGAATTACAGAATTCCAATcacaaaaccctaaatttgaaatctAAGCACGCGTGTCAGTAAAATTACAGAATTCCAGTAATAAGCCCTAATAATCAATTAGATAACAATTCTAAACTATTAAAcctatgaataaaataaaattagagtaAAGATTAAATTACTAGTCTTGTCCAGAATTGACAGAATCGCAGTATCTTTTCATCCATTGCATGAACTCCAGATTATCCAGAGGTCTTCCTTTCACTAGCTTGCTAACCTCAATGTGCTGAGaaacacaaaaaaacaaaacaaaaaattaatcgAAGAtctcaaaaaaatgaaaataaacgaAAACCAAAGACGAAACCGTAAATCGAGCCACCGAAAAAGTGATTTTACcttagtgattttgagtttgttgaagaCATCTTGAAGAACCTTATAGTTCTGAATCATCTCATACTCACTCTTGGCATCAAAATTCACCTTATGCATCGGAACAATACCAGGATGAGCGGCATCAAGAAGCTGACAGTGAACAGCACCAGAACAAGCCTGACAAATCGAAAAATTCAACGAAAACAGATCGATCTAATCAGTAACCGTAAATCAAGAgagaaaacataataaaaatcagaTCGAAAAAATCGAACCTCTTCGACTTTTGTGAGATTGAGTTGAAGAAGCGAATTGATCCAATAGAGAATCTCAGATCTACCGACGAAGTAAGCAGCGTCCATGATTCCGATATTGGTAgccattttcttcttctctgcTTCACTTCGTTTTCTCCGTTACGCGTTTTTTCTTCTTTACTTTTCTAACGTCTCTCTCTTTTGAACTAACGGCTCTTTACAATATTGTGTAAGAGTTCAAATATATAGAGACAGGAGCGGGAATTTTATGAATTTAAAATTCGTTTTGTAGAGTGTAGTGGAAACTTGTTGTAACGAAACGTTGTAACGTTAGGGGAACGTTGGAACTGCATTTGGGCTTGGGCTTGGGCTTCACTTTAGAAACGGGCTTAAGGCATGAATGGGCTTCTCTTCTAGAAACTGTAACGGGCTATGATGTTATGTGTGACAAGTGATGATAACCGACAGCACAATTACttgattgaaatatatttttaatttgtattaaaCAAGTTAGCTTTTaaaattttctaaatattttatttaaagttttttttatgcATCGGAAATGTAAAATATAGAATACTTTTCTCAACATGCCTAgtagttaattattttaaattgaattttagaccattttaaaattttgaattttttattgatGCTAAAAATTTAAGAATAAACTTTTATTTGACATttagaaatacaaaaaaaatatatggagaatatttagtttttaaaagttgaatttaaTAGTTATATAATTGTGACTAACAATGTATGTGGACTATATACAATCAAACATactaattattcaatgaatttaaaaacataataaaaaaatatataatttttgtaGTGAGAAATTTATGAgtaaaaaatgataaatttaaattttgggTACAATTGTAGATATGATTGATAAATCACCTacgatatatatattttaagggGTAATATATATTTTGCTCCTGGTTAAATtagtgattttaaaaaaaattctctataaaaaatttaaatttcctcTCTATTATATGAAGATTTTTCTGTTTTGTTCCGTCAATAAacctaattattaaaaataatgacaTGGTAAGGCGTTTTTCAAAATTTGCCGATTTGGCAAGGACAAAATAGATATTAATTCATGGCTCAAATGCATTTTTGGTccatgtaagttagcgagtttttgatttttgcctctgtaaatttatttttgtctgagtccctatatttcactttcgcgttcgttttagtccctaaaatcaaaaccCACAAGAAAATTCACAGGAACCTGCATATTTTCCAACGaattttgactttagggactaaaccttaagcaaaaagtaagatatatggacttaaaaaaaatacagggacgaaaataaaaaaactcgctaacttacagggaccaaaagtgtatttaagccttAATTAATCCTTAAAAATTACATGACATTTAATAGATTATTGATGGATAAATTTTTTGAAAGGATAAAACAGGAGAATTTTTCCAAGGCATGGAGGGAGTCCAAACTTTTTTtacaaagattttttttaaatcaccAATTTAGCAGGGGTAAAATAGGTATCAACcaatattttaatttgtacttcGTACATTTATAGTtgagttaaataagtttttatccctataaatattgcagtttcatttttagtctctcttagttttggcaacggttttaactggttttggcaacggttttttttgtaaaaatcattgtctaaaggcagggagggactaaaaatgaaaactgaaatatttataaggaccaaaaattAATTTAACCCTTTATATTTCTACTCTAAACATGCCACAATTACTACATCATAAACTTTTCAAAACGCTTTTTCCATATAGAAAATTTAcaccaaaattttaaatttatttttagacCTTTATAAAATTTCGAATTTATTTTTGTTCGGGGCACTTTCAAAATTTGTTCTAcactgtgaaggatagaaaaacacttagaaagggggggtttgaataagtgtagctttaaaaacttgacagataaaaataaattgcacagttatttttatcctggttcgttgttaactaaactactccagtccacccccgcagagatgatttacctcaactgaggatttaatccactaatcgcacggattacaatggttttccacttagtcagcaactaagtcttccagagtcttctgatcacacactgatcactccaggaacaactgcttagataccctctaagacttttctagagtctactgatcaacacgatcactctagttacaatctgcttagttcactcctaagacttcctagagtattctgatccacacgatcactctagttccttacaacttaatgtaatcaattctaagagtttacaaatgcttcttacaagcgataatcacaactgtgatatttctcttaatcgtttaagcttaatctcactaatatattacaacagcaatgtagtgagctttgatgaagatgaagattctgagctttggatttgaacagagtttcagcaagttaatttgaattatattgttcaggatcgttaaccttgcttctcatcagaacttcatatttataggcgttggagaagatgaccgttgaatgcatttaatgctttgcgtgttccgtacagcatcgcatttaatgttatacgcttttgtcaactacctcgagccttgttcacgctgtgtctactgacgtagcctttaatagcttttaacgttccttttgtcagtcagcgtagcttgccacttgtactttcttctgatctgatgtttgtgaatacgacgtttgaatatcatcagagtcaaacagcttggtgcatagcatcttctgatcttctgaccttgaagtgcttctgagcgtgataccatcttctgagcttcagtgcttctgatctcatgttcttctgatgcttccatagacccatgttctgattctgcttcgaccatcttctgatgtcttgccagaccatgttctgatgttgcatgctgaaccctttgagacaaagcttctgagcgctgaattatgcgtactctttatatatttcctgaaagggaaattgcattggattagagtaccatattatcttaagcaaaattcatattattgttatcatcaaaactaagataattgatcagaacaaatcttgttctaacaatctccccctttttgatgatgacaaaaacatatataaatgatatgaatttgcgatcagaaagaatagacggcaaaagacaaattacacagctatagcataagcatatgaatatgtctccccctgagattaacaatctccccctgagataaataatctccccctgaaataaatactcgaagaactttaataaaagacttccctgattatttcggtagagacgatcatataagcttctgtctttagagaattcatagcttctgacttctgcttccataggacagcttcagaactagaatttctttagatccctagaacactcacagcttctgattcctgcttccatctaggacagcttcagaacttgaatttctttgatcttctgaacattcacagcttctgatttctgcttccattcaggacagcttcagaacttgaatttctttgatcttctgaacattcacagcttctgatttctgcttccatctaggacagcttcagaacttgagttttctggatctttagaacattcgcagctttgaatttctgcttccctcggatagcttcagagcttgaatttctaccaacattacttcatgctagatttgtatcagaacattgttgaatgtaccagagcatcatcagagcatctctacatcctgaaatgttacagaacaaaaactaaacgacaaaagtcagcatgaacgagtcagaacataaaatgtatattctaacacattatatgtatcagagctatagcattatatgtatcagagccgtataggctgaaataatgtatcagagcaactagaattttgtcagatcagaaaatagacaaatatagatcaaattctattatcagtgcttctgattcattcttctttcttgcttctgatctctgaagcttgacagcactcggcttgcttcagtttccatggttttgcttcttgtgtttgctttgaagattctcttcacttctttatacctgcaaaacacttaaaccatatagaacttgcagttcttgttagtaaatgtgtgggagctttacccagcaactgatagattaatcaaatcatttatcatttatcttctccccctttttgtcataacatcaaaaagaatatttcaaaaaaaattcagatgcataaaacgacaaataaaatcactggaatgtaaatcaaagaaagtttttcattgataattaaaaaggattacaagaaaggaatgcaggaaaacagatgcaacaaggaaaggaaactacaaagaccaaaagactaagatcctagcctacgcaaaatccgcgccagaacatcatgaatcccgtcagtgcttgtggcttgccttgtcatgaaggaacgaaactcagcattggctgcttcttgcgcgtccaaacgagaagccagaagaagaagcaccagtatttctgccaagagggacagcaatctcagcagggtgatctactgggagatcttcagcttgtgcatcttccatttcctcatctgagtctgactcagaagtagccttagcatattctggttcaggcagctcagaagttccatcttccaatgcttgaagaatagctgctaggtttgttggaggagtaggaccagcaacttcagcacgataaaccactactggaaagaccatgtgaggtgctttttcagaagggttcattctgaaccagttgaacagccactgaaaatctccagtcagcacaggaaaccatggtctccacaccacgatgtctctgcagagattttcttcttccaactcatctgctggcatcttcctttcaagaacacttctgttcctgaagagatggtgatggctgctctcaccaacttccaaccggagaccacgaacaccaggagcttcagacataatccttctctgagtgtctgtagccttatccagaaaatcctgacgaaaggtattccaaaggttgtttgtagcatactcatccagatgattaaggtgagcagcacctagaatctccaaccagccatttacatcagcatgtaaaaactccagatatgtttgagtggtaggggttggagggttgacagtgaaccttgagtcgggaaggacaacactatagggattaggtgttctggtgggaaaagggtatgagagagatgaagaaatatctgatggaagggttgaaggagaggagatatcagatggtgaagaaggtggttccgaggggatgaatgaggaggaagaggtggtggaggtctttgaagagggaggtgattgaggggaaccgtcaaggggttgatacactttgagagggtcataagagatccttactctttttggtttggtttctggttcagcagttgcctttctcttttgtttccgatcattatcttgattcccagagcttgacgatgga is part of the Vicia villosa cultivar HV-30 ecotype Madison, WI linkage group LG2, Vvil1.0, whole genome shotgun sequence genome and encodes:
- the LOC131646900 gene encoding microtubule-associated protein RP/EB family member 1C, with protein sequence MATNIGIMDAAYFVGRSEILYWINSLLQLNLTKVEEACSGAVHCQLLDAAHPGIVPMHKVNFDAKSEYEMIQNYKVLQDVFNKLKITKHIEVSKLVKGRPLDNLEFMQWMKRYCDSVNSGQDYYNPSERREVCKGAREVGRRSAHSQPSTKGGSTTAAHRPQSSHNARRNDVPAANHPATHGAVRASRPSAPAAANPAYDQQVQQITELKLSIDSLEKERDFYFAKLRDIEILGQTPGVENSPVFEAILKILYATDDNGSELAEAQAILTAGLQQEAQTLSPIAEVSEEKSSSKRKNINNPECDAAGVTNLSPRRRLSDISNVHYEGSPL